ATGAAGGTATGGTTGGCTTGGTGATTATTATAGCAAAAGATAACAACAGGGATTATTTAATTAGTTAATTAATTACAATACATTGTTCCAGTTTTGATTATTGTTTTATGTAAAGAAAGTATTATTATGGATATTAATGAAACTTAGGAGGTTGATATGTTAAATACTATATTACATAAAGCTAATGATCGTGGTCATGTTCAACATGGTTGGCTTGAAGCTTATCATAGTTTTAGTTTTGCTAATTATTATGATCCTGAAAAGATAAATTTTGGTGCTTTAAGGGTTATTAATGAAGATAGAGTGTTACCTAGTGAAGGATTCGGTACTCATCCCCATAATAATATGGAGATTATTACTATTCCTTTATCTGGAGCATTGGAACATAAAGATAGTATGGGGAATACCTCTGTAATTCGCTCAGGTGAAATACAGGTAATGAGTGCAGGAACAGGTATTTTGCATAGTGAATACAATGCAAGCCAAGAAGAGCTAGTGCATCTCTTACAAATTTGGGTTATTCCTAATCAAAAGAGTGTGACACCACGTTATCAACAAATTAAATTTGATGAGAAGCGTTTAAATGAGTTCCAGCAAATTGTGTCTCCAAATCCAGATGATGAAGGGGCATGGATTCACCAACAAGCATGGTTTTCTCTAGGGCATTTTAATGAGTTAAAACCTATTGAATATAAGCTGCATGATGTAAACAATGGTGTTTATGCATTTATTATTCAAGGTGAAGCAACTGTTGGTAATATCAAGCTTTTAGATCAGGATGCATTAGGTATTACAGGTGAATCTACCATTAAGATTACGCCTGAGAGGGCAGATAGTCGAATTCTGTTGATTGAAGTACCTATGTAACTCTCCATAACGCAAGGAAGCGTTATATAGCTATTACTCTACATTTTTATACGTCGTTGAATGACTTTGCCGTACTAGTTGTACTGTCTTCAGTCATTCGCCTCGTCTAAAATTGTATAGCAACAGCTATGTAGTTATTGGGGGGGTTTCCTATTCTTTATAAAACGCCTTATCCATAAGAAAAGGGCAAGAGCAACAATAGCACCTAGGAATATAAGTTCGTAATCTTTTAAATAACTCAACACAATCGTACCAAAATAATAAGCGGTACTGCCTAATACAATTGACCATATAATGGCACCTATGCCATTAAGAATTACATAGCGTTTGGGGGAGTAGCCTGAGATACCAATAGCGACAGGCATAATAGTACGTAGCCCATACATAAAGCGGAAAGTGAGAACCCATAAGTCAGGATTCTTTCTAAAATAGATTAATGCTTTATCTGCAGATTTTTGCCATTTTGGTCTTTTTTGTAAAAGGGAAATACCATAGTATCTACCTAAAAAATACCAAAGTTGATCCCCACAATAACTGCCTATAAAAGCTACAATAATAACGGTTTTTAAGTCTAGGAAATCGTGCGCTGCAGCGATTCCAGCTAATACAAGAATGGTTTCACCTTCTAAAAACGTTCCTATAAATAAAGCTAGATAGCCATAATCGTTAAGCAGTTGTTCCATCATATGATGATCTTATTGTAAATGATAATAATAGGTTATAACTTACCAGTATAAACAAAAAAGTCCTACCGTATTGTAAGATAAATCGTGACAAAATCTAACTTATTGTTCGTAAAGTATTTAAAAATATTTAATTTGCTACAGAGTACGATAGATTCAAGTAGAATAATAAGTAAGACGATTATGCATGATTTTGTTAAATTAAGCGTATAATCGAAGAAATTTAGCTTATTAGGAGGCAAAGGTGTCTTTTTCTTATTCCAACCGATTATTTCCAGCTACTAGATTACGTCGCAATCGTTTTGATGATTTTTCAAGACGCTTAGTTCGTGAGCATCAATTAACAGCGAATGATTTAATTTTGCCAGTATTTGTTACGGAAGGAAAAAGTTACCGTGAAGATGTGTCTTCTATGCCTGGTGTGCAAAGGCTATCCATTGATGAGTTATTAAAAGAAGCTGAGCAATTAGTTGCATTAGGTATTCCAGCTATCGACTTATTTCCAGTGATAGATCCTAGTAAAAAAACAGAAGATGGACGTGAGGCTTGGAATCCTGATGGGTTAATACAACGTACCATTCGTGCATTAAGAGAAAATGTACCTGAATTGGGGGTTATGACTGATGTGGCGTTAGACCCTTATACCACACATGGTCAAGATGGTATTATTGATGCAGATGGCTATGTGATTAATGATGTAACCATTGAAGCACTAGTTAAACAAAGTTTGTCTCATGCTGAGGCTGGCGCACAGATTATCTCTCCATCAGATATGATGGATGGACGCATTCAAGCAATTCGTGAAGCTTTTGAGGTGGCCGATTACCATACCACAAGATTGATGGCATACTCGGCTAAATATGCCAGTGCTTATTATGGACCATTTCGTGATGCATTAGGCTCAAGCAGTAATTTAGGAAAATCGAATAAGTTTAATTATCAAATGGACCCCGCTAATAGTGATGAAGCATTGCATGAAATTGCCCTTGATTTAGCTGAGGGTGCAGATATGGTGATGATTAAACCAGGTACGCCTTATCTTGATATTGTGTATCGGGTAAAACAAGCCTTTAAAGTGCCTACCTTTGTGTATCAAGTGAGTGGTGAATACGCCATGCAGATGGCCGCTATAAACAATGGTTGGCTTTCTGAAAGTATTATTATGGAAACATTGGTAGGCTTTAAACGAGCGGGAGCTGATGGAATTTTAACTTATTTTGCTAAATATGCAGCTCAGCAACTAAAGAATAGTTAATATTTCTGTAAAGGTTGGAAATATAGTGATGAATACAAAAGATAAAAAGAATCAGGAAATTGTGGAAGCAAACATAGTAGAGATTGTTGATGAAACAATTGAACCTATTAAACAAGACGAAACGCCCATTAATCTCGATGATTATAGTTTGTATTTAAATCGTGAGTTTTCACTGTTAGAGTTTAATATACGAGTACTTGAGCAGTCACTGGATGAATCTTATCCGCTATTAGAACGTTTAAAATTTTTATTAATTTTCTCTAGTAACTTAGATGAGTTTTTTGAGATTCGTGTGGCTGGCCTTAAAAAGCAAGTAAAGTTTTCCCGCGAACAAATTGGTGCAGATGGGTTATTGCCTCGACAAGTGCTAAAGCAATTGAATACAGTTGTACACCACCAAGTGGAACGTCAGTATCGTATTCTGAATGAGGTTTTACTACCTGCATTGGCTGAACAGAATATTCGGTTTATTCGTCGTCGCCATTGGAATCCTAAAATTAAAACATGGGCACGCAAATTTTTTAAAGAAGAGATAGCACCAATTGTCAGTCCAATAGGTTTAGATCCAACCCATCCATTTCCATTGTTAGTCAATAAAAGCCTTAATTTTATTGTTGAGTTAGAAGGTACTGATGTGTTTGGGCGTAGCTCAGGGTTAGCTATTATTCCTGCGCCTCGATCATTACCTAGAATTGTTAGGATTCCTGAACAGGTAGGTGGTGCTGGTGATAATTTTGTTTTCTTATCATCATTAATTCATGCCCATGCAGATGATTTATTTCCTGGTATGCAGGTTAAAGGCTGTTATCAATTTAGGTTAACCCGTAATGCTGATTTGTCAGTAGATGCTGAAGATGTAGAAGATTTAGCCAGAGCATTAAAAGGTGAGTTGTTTTCCCGTCGCTATGGTGATGCGGTTCGGTTAGAAGTAGTGGATGCTTGTCCAGAGCATTTATCTAATTATTTAAGCGAACAATTTAGCCTTTCTAAAGGGGAGCTATATAAAGTTAATGGACCGGTAAACTTAACGCGACTTTTTAGTATTACCAGTTTAGCAGGCCACCCAGACTTACAAAGTAAAGCTTTTTCGCCTGTGATCCCAAGAGTTTTACAGAAAAAGAAAGATAATCTATTTGCTACTCTGTCAAAAATTGATGTGTTATTACTGCATCCTTATGAGTCTTTTACACCTGTAGTTGATTTTGTAAGACAAGCAGCAAAAGACCCTAATGTGCTGGCTATTAAACAAACTTTATACCGCACAGGGGCAAATTCTGAGGTGGTAGATGGTTTGGTGGAAGCGGCCCGTAACGGTAAAGAAGTGACTGCTGTTATTGAGTTACGTGCCCGTTTTGATGAAGAATCTAACTTACAATTAGCTACTCGTTTACAGGAAGCTGGTGCTATTGTTACCTATGGCGTAGTAGGCTTTAAGACTCACGCTAAAATGTGTTTAGTGTTACGCCGTGAAGGTGATGAATTACGTCGTTATGCTCATTTAGGTACGGGCAACTATCATGCAAGTAATGCAAAATTATACACAGACTATAGTTTGTTAACAGCTGATGTGGCCTTATGTGAAGATTTACATAAGTTATTTGGTCAACTGATCGGCATGGGTAAAACACAACGGATGAAAAAATTACTTTATTCGCCATTTACCCTTAAGAAAAACTTGTTAGAAATGATTAACCGTGAAGCAGCAGCTGCTAGTAAGGGACTACCTGCTCGTATTATTTTAAAAATTAATGGGCTGACTGATACTAAGATGATTCGAGCACTTTATAAGGCTAGCCAGTCAGGAGTTAAGATAGATTTAATTATTCGTGGTAAGTGTTGTTTAAGGCCAGGTGTGGCTGGTGTTTCTGAAAATATTCAGGTACGTTCAATCATTGGTCGTTTTCTTGAACATAGCCGAGTATTTTATTTTTTGAATGGTGGTGAAGAGAAAATCTATCTATCTAGCGCTGATTGGATGGAGCGCAATTTAGATATGCGTGTAGAAACCTGTTTCCCTATTGAAGGTAAAAAACTAATTACACGGGTTAAGAAAGAGTTAGAAATTTATTTAAGTGATAATACGCATAGTTGGATTTTACAAAGTGATGGTAGTTACATTCGTTCAGTGCCAACAGGTAATCAAATACCTAAGTCAGCACAACAGATTTTATTCGAGCAGTTAACAAACCAAGGTAGTAGTTTAAATAAATTATAGGAAATAATTGGAGCACATATGCCTTATTCAATCATACCACCGCAATTATTTTCCGTAGAGGATTATGAAAAAAGTGCGGCAAAAATGATAGATCACGTCGCATGGAGTTATTTAGTAGGTGGTAGTGGTGATGAGTTAACGCTAGACTGGAATAAGCAAGCATTTCAGCGTATTCAATTGCAAGGCAGAGTATTAAGTGGTTTTGAAGGAGCTAATACTAAACTCAGTTTACTAGGTAATACGTTACCATTTCCTATTCTGTTAGCGCCTGTGGCGTGGCATAAGTTATTTCATAAAGAGGGTGAATTAGCTACAGTGCAAGCTGCTTCAGCTATAGGTGCTGGTATGGTGGTAAGTACTATGGCCAGTACTTTATTAGAAGAGGTGGCTGAACATGCGACTAAACCATTATGGTTCCAGCTTTATATTCAAGCTGATCGAATGTTTACCGCAGAATTGGTAAAACGAGCCGAGTTAGCGGGTTATAAAGCATTGGTGTTGACAGTTGATGCCCCTATTAGTGGTGTACGCAATCGTGAGCAGCGAGTTAATTTTCGATTACCGCAGGGTATTTCTTCAGTGAATTTGCAGGGAATGCAGGTTGTTAATAATACTGCTAATTTATTAGAAAGTCCGCTGTTTTCAGGGCAGTTAGCTAATGTACCTACATGGCAAGATATTGAATGGCTACAATCAATTACTTCTTTGCCAATATTGCTTAAAGGAATAACCTCTGTAGAAGATGCAGAACAAGCGATCCAGTTAGGTGTAAATGGCCTGATAATCTCTAATCATGGCGGGCGTGTATTAGATACTTTGCCTGCTGCTATTGATCTTCTCCCTAGAATTGCTGAACAAGTGGCTGGTAGGGTGCCTATATTGATGGATGGTGGTATTCGTCGTGGTACGGATATTTTAAAGGCAGTTGCTTTGGGAGCGAATGCTGTATTGATTGGTAGACCTTATATCTATGCATTAGCAGTAGCTGGTGCTGTAGGTGTTGTTCATTTATTAAATATACTGAGGGCAGAGTTAGAAGCGGCTATGGTGTTGACAGGTTGTCGTACCTTGGCGGATATTAATCCTACAGTAGTTTGGCAGTCTTAAATTTTATTTAAATTGTGGTACTGCACATTATATTGGGCTGTATTATAAAAACGGTAATTGGCTCGAGCTTTATCTTTAAGTAAAGCATCATCAATCACAAACTCGGCAATACGCGTAAATTGTTGATGATGCTTGGGTATGTCAAAACTTAGATTAATTAATAGTGGATAGTTGATAGTTTGATAATCTAACTCTTCTAGCCCTAATGTAATGGGGCTACTTGGGTTTTCTTCTAATAAATCATGTGGAATAAAGCTGTCTGGTTTAAATTGCCACAATAATTGATTTAATTGTTGACGCTGTTGTTGGTTTTGGCAGTGCACATAGATATTGCCAACCTGTAACCATGCTTTATTAATTAGCCGACAACTGAATAATAAACAGTCATCTATCGTAGAAGTGGGTAGGTTATAAAAATCTACTTTAAGCATGGTTAATAGATAAATAACAACAAGGTTGGAAGAAGGGATTGAATATAACAAATCATATTACTATATATTTTAAATAGATGCATTAAAGTTATTTTCATTATGTTGGTTGTTTCATTTTTTCAGCATGTTATTATTTGAAGAATAAAAAAACAGGCATATAATTTGCTTAAAAGTAAATAAGAGATGTTAATTTGTTATGAAGCCATCGTTAACGTTAAAGATAGGACAGCAACTGTCGATGACTCCACAGTTGCAACAAGCCATTAGGCTTTTGCAATTGTCTACTATAGATTTACAACAGGAAATTCAAGAGATTTTAGAGTCAAACTCCATGCTAGAACAACAAGAAGCAGGAGATGATTTTGATGACAGTAATTTATTAGGTGAAGAGGATATTTTAGTTAATCCTAGTAGTCAGGAAATTAGCTTTAAAGATAATAAAGAAGTGGCTATTAATGAGCCAGAAACGGATGCTGTGGCAACCGATGTAATTCCTGAAGAGCTTCCTGTAGATACTGACTGGGATGATATTTACCAAAATAATGTTAGCAATATCCATGGTGATGATGAAGAATCTGATTTTACGAATTACACCTCTGTAGGTGAAACATTACAAAGCCATTTATTATGGCAACTCAATGTTGCTCATATGAGCGATAAAGATAAAACCATTGCAGTTAATATTATTGATTGTATTAATGAGGATGGTTATTTAGAAGAATCTTTAGAAGAAATCCATCATGGCTTAGATGATTCATTGGATACTGATTTTGATGAAGTAGAAATGGTACTTCATTGTATTCAACAGTTTGACCCTATAGGTATTGCTGCTAGAGATTTAAAAGAATGTCTTTTATTGCAATTAAAAGGGTTATTTGATGACCACCCTTATTATCAGCAAGCAGTTGAGTTAGTTACAAACCATTTAGACTTATTGGGTTCTAAAGACTATAGCCAAATAATGCGCACTATGAAGATTAAAGAAGATGAATTAAAGCAAATAGTTATGCTTATTCAGCACCTTAATCCTAAACCAGGTGCACAAATTGAGTCAAAAGAGCCAGAGTATGTCATTCCTGATATTATCGTGCGTAAAGAGAGGGATCATTGGATTGTCGAACTAAACCAAGATGCGATTCCTAAGTTGAGGGTTAATCCTCAATATGCAGGTTATGTACAGCGAGCTAATACCAGTTCAGATAATACTTTTTTGAAGAATCAATTACAGGAAGCGCGTTGGTTTATAAAGAGTTTGCAAAGCCGTAATGAAACTTTAATGAAAGTAGCAACCCAAATAGTTGAACATCAACGTGGTTTTTTAGAGTATGGTGAAGAAGCGATGAAACCACTTATTCTTTCCTCAGTAGCTGATGCTGTGGAAATGCATGAGTCAACTATTTCTCGGGTAACTACTCAAAAGTATATGTATACACCGCGTGGTATTTATGAATTGAAATACTTTTTTTCAAGTCATGTTAGTACTTCTGAGGGTGGGGAGTGTTCATCAACCGCTATTCGCGCTATGATTAAGAAACTCATAGCGGCTGAGGATCCGAAAAAACCTTTAAGTGATAGTAAATTAACTACATTGCTTGAAGATCAGGGGATTCAGGTGGCTAGAAGAACTGTGGCTAAGTACCGTGAGGCTTTAGGTATTGGTTCATCTAGTGAACGTAAACGGTTAATTTAAAGAATTGCCGATCAAGGCAACTTACCTTATACCTAAAGTGGGTATAAGTAATTAAAAATGTTAAGGAGAAATTTATGCAAATTAACATTAGTGGTCACCAACTTGATGTTACCGACGCACTACGTAATTATATTGATGAAAAGTTTGCTCGTCTTGAGCGGCATTTTGATAAAATTACTAGTGCACAAGTGATTATGAGTGTTGAAAAGTTAAACCAAAAGGTTGATGCAACACTCCAGTTAGCTGGCGGTGAGGTGGTTGCTGGTGCAGAAAATACGGATATGTATGCTGCCATTGATGCTTTAGTTGATAAATTAGACCGTCAATTGATTAAATTTAAAGAAAAACACCAAAAACACTAATTTAACTTTTTGTTATTAAGGTTTGATATTTATAAACAAGAAATTGTTATAAAATCAAACCTTAATTATTTTTAATGAGACGTAACTATATACACAGTAATTATTTAATAATCTTGTTGTCTAAAGACAGACATTAAAATAGTGTAATGTTACAAATACTTAGTAAATTTATTGAAGTTTATTCTGCTATATGATGCAACTAAAAGAATTCCTAACACCATCGCAAGTGTTAGTTGATGTTAATGTAACGAGTAAAAAACGTGCATTAGAAGTAATAGCTAAAACAGTGGCTGCAGCTTGTGCTAGCCTAAATGAGCAAGAAGTTTTTGAGCATCTGATAGAGCGGGAAAGACTAGGCACTACAGGTTTTGGTAATGGCGTTGCTATTCCTCATTGCCGTATGGCAAGTTGTGAGGAGCCAATAGTAGTCATAGTGAAATTAGGTACAGCTATAGATTTTGATGCAGTTGATGAACAGCTAGTAGATATTTTAATAGGCTTGGTTGTGCCAGCAGAGGCAACTGATGAGCATTTACAGTTGCTTAAACAAATAGCTGAGTTATTAAGTGATACCGAAATATGTAAGCAGATAAGAGCTGCAACTGAGAGTCAACAGCTTTATCAAATAATTGTTAACGGGGTAAGTAATACATAGGTTAAGTTATGCGTCTTGTTATCGTTAGTGGCCGTTCAGGTTCAGGTAAAACTACAGCGCTTCATTTATTAGAAGACAATGGCTTTTATTGCATCGATAATCTACCTGCTAGTTTATTTACAACAGCTATTGAACAGGCACTATTACAAACAGAGATTATTCAACCTAAAATAGCCGTTTCTATTGATGCACGAAGTTTGCCTAGACAAATAGAAAGCTTCCCCAGTATTTTTGAGCGACTCAGTGCAAAATACATTAAGTGTGATTTAGTCTATTTAGATGCTAAAGATGAAATATTGATTAGTCGTTTTTCAGAAACACGGCGCCGTCACCCACTTACTACAGCAACACGTTCATTAGCTGAAGCGATTGATGATGAGTCTAAATTATTAGCCCCTATCATTAATTTGGCTACATTACATGTTGATACAAGCCAATTAAATGTTTATCAATTAAAAGATTTCTTAAAACTTCATTTATTAGAAGAACCTGAACTTGGCACCGCTTTTTTGATCGAATCTTTTGGTTTTAAACGAGGAATACCTATGGATGCAGATTGGGTATTCGATTTACGCTCACTCCCTAATCCTTATTGGGTTGCAGAGTTAAGAAATTTAAAAGGTACTGATCAGCCAGTTATTGATTACTTAATAGAACAGCCAGAAGTTTTAGAAATGCAAAATGATATTTTGGTGTTTTTAGAAAAATGGTTACCACGTTTTGCTGCTACTAATAGATCTTATATTACAGTAGCGGTTGGTTGTACGGGTGGGCAACATCGTTCTGTATATATGGCTGAACAAATTGGTAAAATATTAAAAACTACTTTAAAAAATGTGCAAGTCCGTCATCGTGATTTGTTGTAGGAGAAATGTTACAACATGTTGTCAAAAGAAATTGAGATCATAAATCAACTAGGTTTACATGCAAGAGCTGCCGCAAAGTTTGTCGGAACAGCAGGACGTTTTGCTTGTAGTATTAAGGTTGGGCGTACTCCTGAATCATTGGTGGATGGTAAAAGTATTATGTCGGTAATGATGTTGGCCGCTAGCAAGGGTACAATGCTGCATCTTATAACTGACGGTGATGACGAAGAGCAAGCCATGCAAGCAATGGTTGAGCTAATAGAAAACTATTTTGGTGAAGGTCGATAACTGTAAATTAGTGAGCTTACTGGGTAGTATTTTCTACCAGGTAGTAATAGCTACTTTTTAGTTATAGTCATTGTTTTAACTATAATTATCTATAAGTACAATATCCTTATATTGGTCACTATAGGTAGTAAAAATAGCTAATAAAATTAATTAGCTATTTTTACACTGGTCGCAATCAGGTAAAATGCTTTGCTTGAATACAAATAATGAAAATTTCTAATGGTTAAAACTTTTTACGATATACCGAGAGAACGCCCTGTAACCCCGTTACTCGATCGCATTGATACACCGAAACAACTTCGTTACTTAAGTGAAGCTGAATTAGTGGTGTTAGCAGATGAGCTACGTGAGTTCCTATTGTATACAGTTGGACAAACGGGTGGTCACTTTGGCGCGGGTCTT
This portion of the Entomomonas sp. E2T0 genome encodes:
- a CDS encoding RNA polymerase factor sigma-54, with translation MKPSLTLKIGQQLSMTPQLQQAIRLLQLSTIDLQQEIQEILESNSMLEQQEAGDDFDDSNLLGEEDILVNPSSQEISFKDNKEVAINEPETDAVATDVIPEELPVDTDWDDIYQNNVSNIHGDDEESDFTNYTSVGETLQSHLLWQLNVAHMSDKDKTIAVNIIDCINEDGYLEESLEEIHHGLDDSLDTDFDEVEMVLHCIQQFDPIGIAARDLKECLLLQLKGLFDDHPYYQQAVELVTNHLDLLGSKDYSQIMRTMKIKEDELKQIVMLIQHLNPKPGAQIESKEPEYVIPDIIVRKERDHWIVELNQDAIPKLRVNPQYAGYVQRANTSSDNTFLKNQLQEARWFIKSLQSRNETLMKVATQIVEHQRGFLEYGEEAMKPLILSSVADAVEMHESTISRVTTQKYMYTPRGIYELKYFFSSHVSTSEGGECSSTAIRAMIKKLIAAEDPKKPLSDSKLTTLLEDQGIQVARRTVAKYREALGIGSSSERKRLI
- the ppk1 gene encoding polyphosphate kinase 1, which encodes MNTKDKKNQEIVEANIVEIVDETIEPIKQDETPINLDDYSLYLNREFSLLEFNIRVLEQSLDESYPLLERLKFLLIFSSNLDEFFEIRVAGLKKQVKFSREQIGADGLLPRQVLKQLNTVVHHQVERQYRILNEVLLPALAEQNIRFIRRRHWNPKIKTWARKFFKEEIAPIVSPIGLDPTHPFPLLVNKSLNFIVELEGTDVFGRSSGLAIIPAPRSLPRIVRIPEQVGGAGDNFVFLSSLIHAHADDLFPGMQVKGCYQFRLTRNADLSVDAEDVEDLARALKGELFSRRYGDAVRLEVVDACPEHLSNYLSEQFSLSKGELYKVNGPVNLTRLFSITSLAGHPDLQSKAFSPVIPRVLQKKKDNLFATLSKIDVLLLHPYESFTPVVDFVRQAAKDPNVLAIKQTLYRTGANSEVVDGLVEAARNGKEVTAVIELRARFDEESNLQLATRLQEAGAIVTYGVVGFKTHAKMCLVLRREGDELRRYAHLGTGNYHASNAKLYTDYSLLTADVALCEDLHKLFGQLIGMGKTQRMKKLLYSPFTLKKNLLEMINREAAAASKGLPARIILKINGLTDTKMIRALYKASQSGVKIDLIIRGKCCLRPGVAGVSENIQVRSIIGRFLEHSRVFYFLNGGEEKIYLSSADWMERNLDMRVETCFPIEGKKLITRVKKELEIYLSDNTHSWILQSDGSYIRSVPTGNQIPKSAQQILFEQLTNQGSSLNKL
- a CDS encoding DNA polymerase III subunit chi, translated to MLYSIPSSNLVVIYLLTMLKVDFYNLPTSTIDDCLLFSCRLINKAWLQVGNIYVHCQNQQQRQQLNQLLWQFKPDSFIPHDLLEENPSSPITLGLEELDYQTINYPLLINLSFDIPKHHQQFTRIAEFVIDDALLKDKARANYRFYNTAQYNVQYHNLNKI
- the hpf gene encoding ribosome hibernation-promoting factor, HPF/YfiA family, coding for MQINISGHQLDVTDALRNYIDEKFARLERHFDKITSAQVIMSVEKLNQKVDATLQLAGGEVVAGAENTDMYAAIDALVDKLDRQLIKFKEKHQKH
- the hemB gene encoding porphobilinogen synthase translates to MSFSYSNRLFPATRLRRNRFDDFSRRLVREHQLTANDLILPVFVTEGKSYREDVSSMPGVQRLSIDELLKEAEQLVALGIPAIDLFPVIDPSKKTEDGREAWNPDGLIQRTIRALRENVPELGVMTDVALDPYTTHGQDGIIDADGYVINDVTIEALVKQSLSHAEAGAQIISPSDMMDGRIQAIREAFEVADYHTTRLMAYSAKYASAYYGPFRDALGSSSNLGKSNKFNYQMDPANSDEALHEIALDLAEGADMVMIKPGTPYLDIVYRVKQAFKVPTFVYQVSGEYAMQMAAINNGWLSESIIMETLVGFKRAGADGILTYFAKYAAQQLKNS
- a CDS encoding pirin family protein, coding for MLNTILHKANDRGHVQHGWLEAYHSFSFANYYDPEKINFGALRVINEDRVLPSEGFGTHPHNNMEIITIPLSGALEHKDSMGNTSVIRSGEIQVMSAGTGILHSEYNASQEELVHLLQIWVIPNQKSVTPRYQQIKFDEKRLNEFQQIVSPNPDDEGAWIHQQAWFSLGHFNELKPIEYKLHDVNNGVYAFIIQGEATVGNIKLLDQDALGITGESTIKITPERADSRILLIEVPM
- the rapZ gene encoding RNase adapter RapZ: MRLVIVSGRSGSGKTTALHLLEDNGFYCIDNLPASLFTTAIEQALLQTEIIQPKIAVSIDARSLPRQIESFPSIFERLSAKYIKCDLVYLDAKDEILISRFSETRRRHPLTTATRSLAEAIDDESKLLAPIINLATLHVDTSQLNVYQLKDFLKLHLLEEPELGTAFLIESFGFKRGIPMDADWVFDLRSLPNPYWVAELRNLKGTDQPVIDYLIEQPEVLEMQNDILVFLEKWLPRFAATNRSYITVAVGCTGGQHRSVYMAEQIGKILKTTLKNVQVRHRDLL
- a CDS encoding alpha-hydroxy acid oxidase, which produces MPYSIIPPQLFSVEDYEKSAAKMIDHVAWSYLVGGSGDELTLDWNKQAFQRIQLQGRVLSGFEGANTKLSLLGNTLPFPILLAPVAWHKLFHKEGELATVQAASAIGAGMVVSTMASTLLEEVAEHATKPLWFQLYIQADRMFTAELVKRAELAGYKALVLTVDAPISGVRNREQRVNFRLPQGISSVNLQGMQVVNNTANLLESPLFSGQLANVPTWQDIEWLQSITSLPILLKGITSVEDAEQAIQLGVNGLIISNHGGRVLDTLPAAIDLLPRIAEQVAGRVPILMDGGIRRGTDILKAVALGANAVLIGRPYIYALAVAGAVGVVHLLNILRAELEAAMVLTGCRTLADINPTVVWQS
- a CDS encoding HPr family phosphocarrier protein is translated as MLSKEIEIINQLGLHARAAAKFVGTAGRFACSIKVGRTPESLVDGKSIMSVMMLAASKGTMLHLITDGDDEEQAMQAMVELIENYFGEGR
- a CDS encoding DedA family protein, whose translation is MMEQLLNDYGYLALFIGTFLEGETILVLAGIAAAHDFLDLKTVIIVAFIGSYCGDQLWYFLGRYYGISLLQKRPKWQKSADKALIYFRKNPDLWVLTFRFMYGLRTIMPVAIGISGYSPKRYVILNGIGAIIWSIVLGSTAYYFGTIVLSYLKDYELIFLGAIVALALFLWIRRFIKNRKPPQ
- the ptsN gene encoding PTS IIA-like nitrogen regulatory protein PtsN: MMQLKEFLTPSQVLVDVNVTSKKRALEVIAKTVAAACASLNEQEVFEHLIERERLGTTGFGNGVAIPHCRMASCEEPIVVIVKLGTAIDFDAVDEQLVDILIGLVVPAEATDEHLQLLKQIAELLSDTEICKQIRAATESQQLYQIIVNGVSNT